One genomic region from Pyrobaculum islandicum DSM 4184 encodes:
- the malA gene encoding alpha-glucosidase MalA, which yields MIELGRKSVKLTLGRQLLSFSLPTGDPTPLASFDGRALRAECCNINVELQIEQSAGGVVVHKRLGPREHVFGLGTRAYPPDRRRGRFILFNNDLYGYQLGMDPLYASIPLLVFIDGGIAVGIIINSPAYGVVDIGFSRYNEVVVEVEDKPELYILFGPTPLEVYNVYSEVTGKPFLLPKWALGVHLSRYSYEPQDAVLEVIKEVIQTAPLDAIYLDIDYMDSYKQFTWDLKKFPDPRGFVEELHTLGIHVVTIVDPYIKAEPRYKPFEKFLDCALVTENNEIYLGRGWPGLSILPDFLNPRCRELWASHIADFVTTYGIDGIWLDMNEPTVFNCDVVTSRSRIYAIAGATPHPLTREELYCKAPRGAYHLVEGVKTPHEKVRGLYPYFQAEATYNGLKSAGKEPFILSRSGYLGIQKYAALWTGDVPSTWEGLRLTLMTVLGLSASGVPYVGCDVGGFAGLGDYELVARWYQAAAFFPIYRIHRDKGTPDVEITRLPAKYRHMALEAIKMRIKFLPYLWHLVWEAHLYGHPIVRPLGLEFPDDEDTFKIYDEYMVGSYLLYAPIVDKGTRHRDVYLPRGIWLDLATGKAHLGPSWITSEADMPLYIRFGSAVPTEGELLIYGEGKWTIYTEGGPITIVRTGNRIETEWPNIHILGEKLVEIIISGKPRRAVTTKLGSYVAISHTKTQ from the coding sequence GTGATCGAGCTAGGTAGGAAAAGTGTAAAATTAACCCTGGGGAGACAGCTACTCTCTTTCTCTCTCCCAACGGGAGATCCAACACCTCTCGCTTCATTTGACGGTAGAGCACTCAGAGCCGAGTGTTGTAATATCAACGTCGAGCTCCAGATTGAGCAGTCGGCAGGCGGCGTCGTTGTCCACAAGAGGCTAGGGCCACGTGAACACGTCTTTGGCCTAGGCACGAGGGCTTATCCGCCTGATAGACGTAGGGGACGGTTTATTCTATTTAACAACGACCTGTATGGGTATCAACTCGGCATGGATCCTCTCTATGCGTCTATACCTCTTCTTGTGTTTATAGACGGCGGCATTGCAGTCGGAATCATAATTAACAGTCCAGCCTATGGCGTTGTCGACATTGGATTCTCTAGATATAATGAGGTGGTTGTAGAGGTGGAGGATAAGCCAGAGCTTTACATACTCTTTGGCCCAACGCCACTTGAAGTATATAATGTATACAGCGAAGTGACTGGAAAACCGTTTCTACTGCCCAAGTGGGCGCTTGGCGTACATCTATCGCGATATAGCTACGAGCCTCAAGACGCAGTGCTAGAAGTTATAAAAGAGGTAATACAGACAGCCCCTCTTGACGCAATATACCTTGACATAGACTATATGGACAGTTATAAACAGTTTACTTGGGATTTAAAGAAATTTCCAGACCCTAGAGGCTTTGTAGAAGAGTTACACACACTTGGGATACATGTGGTTACTATAGTAGATCCATATATAAAAGCGGAGCCAAGATACAAGCCCTTTGAAAAATTTCTAGACTGCGCCCTTGTTACAGAAAACAACGAGATATATCTCGGAAGGGGGTGGCCCGGGCTTTCTATACTGCCAGATTTCTTAAACCCCAGATGTAGAGAACTTTGGGCGTCACACATCGCCGATTTTGTCACAACCTATGGCATTGATGGGATTTGGCTAGATATGAACGAGCCCACGGTCTTTAACTGCGACGTAGTTACCTCCAGATCTAGGATATACGCTATTGCAGGCGCAACGCCACACCCATTAACTAGAGAGGAGCTGTATTGCAAAGCGCCGCGCGGCGCCTACCATTTAGTAGAGGGGGTCAAGACACCCCATGAAAAAGTGAGGGGGCTCTACCCATATTTCCAAGCCGAGGCGACATACAATGGGTTAAAGTCCGCTGGGAAAGAGCCCTTTATATTATCTAGGTCTGGATATTTGGGAATACAGAAATACGCGGCTTTATGGACTGGGGATGTCCCAAGCACTTGGGAAGGCCTTAGATTAACCCTCATGACCGTCCTCGGTCTCTCTGCCTCTGGCGTGCCTTACGTAGGATGTGACGTAGGTGGTTTCGCAGGTCTGGGGGATTACGAACTTGTGGCCAGGTGGTATCAAGCAGCGGCCTTTTTCCCAATATATAGAATACATAGAGACAAAGGCACGCCAGATGTAGAAATTACAAGACTCCCCGCCAAATATCGCCATATGGCTTTAGAAGCTATAAAAATGAGAATAAAATTCCTCCCATATCTCTGGCATCTTGTCTGGGAGGCGCATCTATATGGCCATCCAATTGTAAGACCTCTGGGACTTGAGTTTCCAGATGATGAAGACACATTTAAGATATATGACGAATATATGGTGGGCTCCTACTTGCTGTATGCCCCAATAGTTGACAAGGGGACGAGACATAGAGATGTATATCTGCCAAGAGGCATATGGCTAGATTTAGCCACGGGGAAGGCGCACCTAGGCCCAAGCTGGATTACGTCAGAAGCCGATATGCCTTTATACATAAGGTTTGGCTCAGCTGTGCCAACCGAAGGCGAGTTGTTAATATATGGCGAAGGCAAATGGACAATATATACAGAGGGGGGGCCTATAACTATCGTCCGCACAGGTAATAGAATAGAGACAGAATGGCCCAATATACATATACTAGGCGAAAAGCTTGTAGAAATTATAATTAGTGGCAAGCCACGGCGCGCCGTGACTACAAAACTAGGGTCATATGTAGCTATCTCACATACAAAAACCCAGTGA
- a CDS encoding DUF2067 family protein, which produces MYVSLSFKFHSPEEVKRFLKFLERHLRTSYIVNTRLTHVYIQLEGEGKELEEAVALVKNLAALARGGKSRLRVPLLVLFKDAELTRPIPPEVLADALNLKGVPSEVRGGVLETSASYEEVLKAAEELSRIYAEVEKYPITPHAKRIVVAYTYAKGLSVDKAVEELVELGLLNKGSVISLRYSIEETRRRLKFINLHK; this is translated from the coding sequence GTGTATGTGTCGCTATCTTTTAAATTCCACAGCCCCGAGGAGGTAAAGAGATTTTTGAAATTTTTAGAGCGCCACTTGAGAACCTCCTATATTGTAAACACACGTCTTACCCACGTCTATATCCAACTAGAGGGAGAGGGCAAGGAGTTGGAAGAGGCCGTCGCCCTTGTTAAAAACCTGGCGGCTTTAGCCAGAGGTGGAAAGAGTAGGCTAAGGGTGCCGCTTCTTGTCTTATTTAAAGACGCTGAATTAACTAGGCCAATTCCGCCCGAGGTGCTAGCTGATGCGCTTAACCTCAAGGGCGTGCCCTCTGAAGTACGAGGCGGCGTATTAGAGACCTCGGCTAGTTATGAAGAGGTGTTGAAAGCGGCGGAGGAGCTTTCTAGGATTTATGCCGAGGTTGAGAAATATCCAATTACTCCCCACGCCAAGAGAATAGTCGTAGCGTATACATATGCCAAAGGGCTATCTGTTGACAAAGCAGTAGAGGAGCTTGTCGAGCTGGGCTTGTTGAACAAGGGCTCTGTGATAAGCCTTAGGTACTCTATAGAGGAGACAAGGCGGCGGCTCAAGTTTATAAATTTACATAAATAA
- a CDS encoding 50S ribosomal protein L3 produces the protein MGLKINRPRRGSMGVYPRKRAADIVPRVRTWPEVNLGKPTLLGFAAYKAGMLHAVVVEDRPTSPLYGKEVVKAVTVLDAPPLFIWGFRLYTLDPTNGYKRSIAEVWAPELPAYLRRVLTLPEKVDVDKQMKKVEEFKDVAVDVRALVATQPHLSGIGKKTPELLEIPIGGVPSVDERIKFAVSLLGKTVSPKEVFTAGQLVDVIAVTKGKGYQGVIKRFGVTILPRWHKHRKGHRRTGTIGPQAPAVMFTQPRPGQMGFHQRTEYNKRIIKIGDNGAEITPKSGFLHYGVVKGPYILIQGTVPGARKRLVVLRYPVRPPKKAPPAAEPQVVWISSQSI, from the coding sequence ATGGGTTTAAAGATTAATAGGCCGCGCCGCGGCTCGATGGGGGTATACCCGAGGAAGCGCGCGGCGGATATAGTGCCTAGGGTGCGGACTTGGCCAGAGGTAAATCTCGGTAAGCCAACTCTGCTGGGTTTCGCGGCGTATAAAGCCGGCATGTTACACGCGGTGGTCGTAGAGGATAGGCCGACGAGCCCCCTGTACGGCAAAGAGGTGGTCAAGGCGGTTACTGTGCTAGACGCGCCGCCGCTCTTTATATGGGGCTTCAGGCTCTACACCCTGGATCCTACCAACGGCTACAAGAGATCTATCGCTGAGGTGTGGGCGCCCGAGCTCCCGGCATATCTCAGACGGGTGTTGACGCTCCCCGAGAAAGTAGATGTAGATAAGCAGATGAAGAAGGTGGAGGAGTTTAAAGACGTAGCTGTAGACGTGAGGGCGTTGGTGGCCACTCAGCCCCATCTCTCGGGCATTGGCAAGAAGACGCCGGAGCTTCTAGAAATACCCATCGGCGGGGTCCCCAGCGTAGACGAGAGGATAAAATTCGCCGTTTCTCTCCTGGGCAAAACCGTGTCACCGAAGGAGGTCTTCACGGCGGGGCAGCTCGTTGACGTAATCGCCGTCACAAAGGGCAAGGGATACCAGGGCGTGATCAAGAGGTTTGGAGTTACCATACTCCCTCGCTGGCATAAACACAGGAAGGGCCACAGGAGGACGGGAACTATAGGGCCGCAAGCTCCTGCGGTCATGTTTACACAGCCGAGACCAGGCCAGATGGGATTCCACCAGCGCACTGAGTACAACAAGAGGATTATAAAAATTGGGGACAACGGCGCCGAGATCACGCCCAAGTCAGGCTTCCTCCATTATGGAGTGGTCAAGGGGCCCTACATACTTATACAAGGCACCGTGCCTGGGGCTAGGAAGAGACTTGTCGTATTAAGATACCCAGTCAGGCCGCCGAAGAAGGCGCCGCCTGCGGCGGAGCCTCAAGTGGTGTGGATAAGCTCTCAAAGTATTTAA
- the rpl4p gene encoding 50S ribosomal protein L4, which yields MMDLLLKFKQLDLSPYIQPGERPPEKLKVYGRDGAYVADIDPPVHFMEPVRPDIIRRAYLSALSARFQPKGVYEGAGKEHSCESFGVGLGIARIPRYKGSLWPRGCFAPNTRGGRRAHPPRVEKKLHEEINKKEKNFAIRSAIAATAYKSWVMARGHIIDKVPSLPLVVVSDVENISKAKEAKKLFEVLGLWPDVERAAEGVKIRAGKGKMRGRRYKEPKSVLVVVSSSKAPLAFAVRNFPGVDVVSVDNLNMLVLAPGGVPGRLTLWTTTAIEKLRGLFL from the coding sequence ATGATGGATCTGCTGTTGAAGTTTAAACAGCTGGATCTAAGCCCCTATATACAGCCGGGCGAGAGACCGCCTGAGAAGCTAAAGGTATATGGGCGTGACGGGGCGTATGTTGCTGATATAGATCCGCCGGTTCACTTCATGGAGCCGGTGAGGCCCGACATAATCAGGAGGGCCTATCTTAGCGCTCTCTCGGCGAGATTTCAGCCTAAGGGCGTCTACGAGGGCGCTGGCAAGGAGCACAGCTGTGAGTCCTTCGGCGTAGGTCTCGGCATCGCTAGAATCCCGAGGTACAAGGGCTCGTTGTGGCCGCGCGGCTGTTTTGCCCCCAACACCCGCGGCGGGAGGAGGGCACACCCGCCGAGGGTAGAGAAGAAGCTCCATGAGGAGATAAACAAGAAAGAGAAGAATTTTGCTATTCGGTCTGCTATTGCTGCAACGGCGTATAAATCGTGGGTTATGGCTAGAGGTCACATAATTGACAAAGTCCCCTCTCTGCCTCTTGTAGTTGTAAGCGACGTTGAAAACATAAGTAAGGCGAAGGAGGCAAAAAAGCTGTTTGAAGTCCTTGGCCTGTGGCCCGATGTAGAGAGGGCCGCAGAAGGTGTTAAAATTAGGGCTGGCAAGGGGAAGATGAGAGGTAGGCGCTATAAGGAGCCCAAAAGCGTATTAGTCGTAGTCTCTAGCTCTAAAGCCCCCTTGGCTTTTGCTGTTAGAAACTTTCCAGGTGTGGACGTGGTATCTGTAGACAATTTAAATATGCTTGTCTTAGCTCCTGGCGGCGTCCCTGGCAGACTAACTCTCTGGACTACGACAGCGATAGAGAAGCTCCGCGGGCTGTTTCTATGA
- a CDS encoding 50S ribosomal protein L23, whose amino-acid sequence MIKRFVITEKTIRLAEKENKITVVVERWATKKQIADEIQRLYNVKVEKVNTLITPRGEKKAYVKLAKEYNAMDLLSRLGVL is encoded by the coding sequence ATGATCAAGCGGTTTGTAATCACAGAGAAGACTATCCGCCTTGCTGAGAAGGAGAATAAGATAACTGTAGTTGTGGAAAGATGGGCAACAAAGAAGCAGATAGCCGATGAAATCCAGCGGCTTTACAACGTCAAGGTTGAGAAGGTAAATACGCTCATAACGCCCAGGGGCGAGAAGAAGGCGTATGTAAAACTCGCCAAAGAATACAACGCGATGGATCTATTAAGTCGGCTGGGCGTATTGTAA
- a CDS encoding ribosome biogenesis protein, which yields MIVVLAESALELVPRELWNHPVIQADAKRRGKKPGEILLDRARHHLAMSSLRDASKRGRPDIVHQVLLVFQYSLLNKRGLGRIYIHTQGDYTIYVRWETRIPKNYNNFVSLMEQLYATGRVPPKGEPLIELYKKDLSTLLRELGGRWVVLHESGVKKPFIELGAALLNSVVVIGGFPHGDFTNKWVLEKADAIYKIGDETMDAAQVVYRAITAAEVAAGLL from the coding sequence GTGATTGTCGTATTAGCCGAATCTGCGCTTGAGCTTGTGCCTCGGGAGCTCTGGAACCACCCAGTTATACAAGCAGACGCCAAGAGGAGAGGCAAAAAGCCGGGGGAGATTCTTCTAGATAGAGCGCGACATCATTTAGCTATGTCGTCGCTAAGAGATGCGTCTAAGAGAGGTAGGCCAGATATCGTACATCAAGTGCTTTTGGTGTTTCAATACAGTTTGCTAAACAAAAGGGGCCTTGGGAGAATATACATACACACCCAGGGAGATTATACAATATATGTGCGTTGGGAGACCCGTATACCAAAAAACTACAACAACTTTGTCTCGTTGATGGAACAACTGTATGCCACGGGCAGAGTTCCTCCCAAAGGCGAGCCCCTCATAGAGCTGTATAAAAAAGACCTCTCTACTCTATTGAGGGAGCTAGGCGGTCGTTGGGTAGTGTTACATGAGAGCGGTGTGAAAAAACCGTTTATAGAGCTTGGGGCGGCGTTGTTAAACTCTGTTGTTGTAATAGGCGGATTTCCCCATGGAGATTTTACAAATAAGTGGGTTCTCGAGAAGGCAGACGCTATATATAAAATAGGAGACGAAACTATGGATGCGGCGCAAGTGGTTTATAGAGCTATAACTGCGGCAGAAGTCGCTGCCGGCCTTCTATGA
- a CDS encoding S8 family peptidase: MTRRVLVIVVLALVIFIQAARVVVGYEDPTSLGALGELNKTGDIKMLKHIKEIKAVVLNLPDSKLGELKEKLKGVRYIEEDKVAWAIGFADYADVQWNIKMVNAPLVWDTYFVTIGDAAFGYGVTVAVLDTGIDYTHPELYGKVVYCIYTVGVRLYKGTNLKNCADRNGHGTHVAGIIAASLDNVGVAGVAPKVRLIAVKVLNDAGSGYYSDIAEGIVEAVKAGARILSMSLGGPTDSSVLRDASYWAYQQGVVQVAAAGNSGDGDSAIDNVAYPARYSWVIAVAAVDQNYAVPTWSSDGPEVDVAAPGVDILSTYPGGRYAYMSGTSMATPHVTGVVALIQAVRTAYGLRPLTPDEVYQVLTSTAKDIGPPGFDVYSGYGLVDAYAAVTAALKIG, from the coding sequence ATGACAAGGAGGGTGTTGGTAATTGTAGTATTGGCATTGGTTATATTTATACAAGCCGCGAGAGTGGTAGTAGGTTATGAAGACCCTACATCTTTAGGGGCTTTAGGCGAGTTAAATAAGACAGGCGATATAAAGATGTTAAAACATATCAAGGAGATAAAAGCAGTTGTGTTAAATCTCCCCGATAGCAAACTGGGGGAGTTAAAAGAGAAGTTAAAGGGGGTGAGATATATCGAGGAGGATAAGGTAGCTTGGGCGATAGGCTTTGCAGACTATGCAGACGTGCAGTGGAATATCAAAATGGTGAACGCCCCTCTTGTGTGGGATACATACTTTGTGACAATTGGCGATGCGGCGTTTGGCTACGGCGTAACTGTCGCCGTGTTAGACACAGGCATAGACTATACACACCCAGAGCTCTACGGGAAGGTTGTATACTGCATATATACAGTGGGGGTTCGCTTATATAAAGGCACAAATCTCAAGAACTGTGCAGATAGAAACGGCCACGGGACACATGTAGCTGGTATAATCGCCGCCTCGCTGGATAACGTGGGCGTGGCTGGAGTTGCGCCAAAGGTAAGGCTGATAGCTGTAAAAGTTCTAAACGACGCGGGCTCTGGCTACTACAGCGATATCGCCGAAGGCATTGTCGAAGCCGTTAAAGCAGGCGCCAGGATACTTTCTATGTCTCTCGGCGGCCCTACAGACTCCTCAGTGTTGAGAGACGCATCGTATTGGGCGTATCAACAGGGCGTGGTGCAGGTGGCTGCGGCTGGGAATTCTGGTGATGGGGACTCTGCTATTGACAACGTGGCGTATCCGGCTAGGTACAGCTGGGTTATTGCTGTCGCCGCTGTTGACCAAAACTACGCGGTCCCCACTTGGTCGAGCGACGGCCCTGAGGTAGACGTGGCTGCCCCCGGCGTGGATATCCTATCTACATACCCCGGCGGGAGATATGCATATATGTCAGGAACCTCCATGGCAACTCCACACGTAACCGGCGTCGTGGCGTTAATCCAAGCAGTTAGGACAGCATACGGCCTTAGGCCTCTGACGCCGGACGAGGTATACCAAGTTTTGACCTCTACTGCCAAAGATATAGGCCCGCCGGGCTTCGACGTCTACAGCGGCTATGGGCTTGTCGATGCATACGCGGCTGTCACTGCCGCGCTGAAAATAGGATAG
- a CDS encoding exosome complex RNA-binding protein Csl4: protein MRKKIVTPGEEVAYAEEFETKGSAYSLDFRYLSSVLGIVTYDEKAHVAVVKPVRNPPLPQAGAIVYCQVVNKGRRAYQLRCFAVENNREIHDLKYSFTGVLPYFFSDGELGIGDYIRAKVVSTYGPPLVVSIRGPTYGSVLSRCPRCSSVLKRRGMALYCPNCSIEVKRKIAIGYYSA from the coding sequence GTGAGAAAGAAGATTGTGACACCTGGGGAAGAGGTGGCATACGCCGAGGAGTTTGAAACAAAAGGAAGCGCATATAGCCTAGACTTTAGATATCTCTCCTCTGTCTTAGGCATAGTGACATATGATGAAAAAGCCCATGTGGCTGTTGTAAAACCTGTGAGAAACCCCCCACTGCCCCAGGCGGGAGCAATAGTCTATTGCCAAGTCGTAAACAAGGGGAGGCGGGCGTATCAACTCCGTTGCTTCGCTGTAGAGAACAACAGAGAGATACACGACCTAAAGTACTCATTTACGGGAGTTTTGCCATATTTCTTCTCAGACGGCGAGTTAGGCATTGGAGACTATATAAGGGCTAAAGTTGTATCTACATACGGCCCGCCTCTTGTTGTCTCAATACGCGGCCCTACCTACGGCTCGGTCCTATCCCGTTGCCCCAGATGCAGCTCGGTGCTTAAAAGACGCGGCATGGCACTCTATTGTCCAAACTGCTCAATAGAAGTCAAGAGGAAAATCGCCATAGGATACTACAGCGCTTAA
- a CDS encoding DUF2175 domain-containing protein — protein MCYMRKHWKCVICGNDIIEGQLFTFYSKGPVHWECWEREIAPKIYRDVDLAVLLRLDHYIHEDIVSLKELEQIAQNEETKKEILEIRRQLEATAAKLTNKIATVV, from the coding sequence ATGTGCTATATGCGTAAACATTGGAAATGTGTAATCTGTGGCAATGACATAATAGAGGGCCAGCTCTTCACTTTCTACAGTAAGGGGCCTGTGCATTGGGAGTGTTGGGAACGTGAAATTGCGCCTAAGATCTACCGCGATGTTGACTTAGCGGTGTTACTACGCCTAGACCACTATATCCACGAGGACATAGTGTCGTTAAAAGAGCTAGAACAGATAGCACAAAACGAGGAAACCAAGAAGGAGATCTTGGAAATTAGGAGACAACTCGAGGCCACAGCCGCAAAACTTACAAATAAAATCGCTACAGTGGTTTAA
- the argF gene encoding ornithine carbamoyltransferase, with protein sequence MRHLLTLMEYKPHEVENILRMSRDFKTRYLAGEVYTPIFPGRLVVLYFEKPSTRTRLSLTAAAAQLGMQAVYTTPSELQIGRGETIADTMRVLSRYAVAVAARVYRHETLEEMAQNSSISVINALSDKHHPLQALADALTLWEYVGKLHGIKVAFVGDVSNNVATSLAIIGAKLGWEVRLVGPKQLWNMKLVEELSEDLAKTGGRIYFTDSINDVAGVDGVYTDVWVSMGFEKEAEERRRMLKPYQVNQRVMEIAGRKAIFLHCLPAHRGEEVTDDVIDGPQSVVWDQAENRMHTAKAVFAYLLR encoded by the coding sequence ATGAGACATCTACTTACACTAATGGAATATAAACCGCATGAGGTTGAGAACATCCTACGCATGTCTAGAGATTTTAAGACACGTTACCTGGCTGGAGAAGTCTACACGCCGATATTTCCAGGGAGGCTCGTAGTGTTATATTTTGAAAAACCTAGCACGAGAACTAGGCTCTCGCTAACTGCAGCTGCCGCACAATTAGGCATGCAGGCGGTATATACAACTCCGAGCGAGCTACAAATCGGCAGAGGCGAGACCATCGCCGACACAATGAGAGTTTTATCGAGATACGCCGTAGCAGTAGCCGCCAGGGTATATAGACATGAGACGCTTGAAGAGATGGCACAAAACAGCTCTATATCTGTGATAAACGCTCTCTCAGACAAACACCATCCCCTCCAAGCTCTTGCAGACGCGCTCACGCTGTGGGAATACGTCGGAAAACTACACGGCATAAAAGTAGCTTTTGTAGGCGACGTCAGTAATAATGTGGCAACTAGCTTGGCGATTATCGGCGCTAAACTCGGCTGGGAGGTCAGACTTGTGGGGCCTAAACAGCTGTGGAATATGAAACTAGTGGAAGAACTCTCTGAAGACCTTGCTAAGACCGGGGGCCGTATCTACTTTACAGATTCTATAAACGATGTAGCAGGCGTAGACGGAGTGTATACAGACGTATGGGTCTCCATGGGTTTTGAAAAAGAGGCCGAGGAGAGGAGGAGGATGTTGAAGCCCTATCAGGTAAATCAAAGAGTTATGGAGATAGCCGGGAGAAAAGCCATATTCCTACACTGCCTACCTGCACATAGAGGCGAGGAGGTTACAGACGACGTAATCGACGGGCCTCAGTCTGTCGTGTGGGATCAAGCAGAAAATAGAATGCATACAGCAAAAGCTGTTTTTGCCTACTTGCTGAGATAG
- a CDS encoding DNA-directed RNA polymerase subunit L: protein MLQLEILKLDDKYLEVKVRGETYTLFSPLVEYLSNDPDVEYVQFDVDHPLQENVYFKVKVRRGNPIEVVQRAVNAIISDLEELEKSFFS from the coding sequence ATGCTTCAGTTAGAGATTCTTAAGCTAGATGATAAATATCTTGAGGTAAAAGTCAGGGGGGAGACCTATACGTTGTTTTCTCCGCTGGTTGAATATCTATCTAACGACCCGGATGTGGAGTATGTCCAATTTGACGTAGACCACCCGCTCCAGGAGAACGTGTATTTTAAAGTGAAGGTGAGGAGGGGGAATCCTATAGAGGTTGTGCAGAGAGCTGTTAACGCCATAATTTCAGACTTAGAGGAGCTTGAGAAAAGTTTCTTTTCGTGA
- a CDS encoding 3-isopropylmalate dehydratase large subunit yields MPTWTEYIFQKKLGHTPSPGDVVEVVPDLVGFHDLTGYHVLEVLESMGKVEVFDKERVVVAFDHLSPPPTQRAAEIMVYIRKHVKALELPHFYDVGGGILHQIILEKYAMPEYVIFAADSHTNTAGAVGAFAHGMGATDIAAALKLGKTWVVIPAPFRVDMKGEFPPGVMGKDVALHLLKQFGAEGFNGYSVEVFVEIPKAFPMDDRATVANMSTEMGADALMFIPDVVTVDYLQRERGVSYKPPDLQPGRYVDKYVVELSKLEPLVAAPYSVDNVKAVREVEGVEVDQVFIGSCTNGRLSDFEIAARILRRGRVKSRCIAIPASYTIFRKALELGYIDILTKAGCVVTYGTCGPCLGGHFGVAGPGEVVVSTSNRNFKGRMGHPDSKVYLANPATAAAAALEGKIVDPRPYLL; encoded by the coding sequence ATGCCAACGTGGACAGAGTATATATTCCAGAAGAAGTTAGGACATACGCCGTCTCCTGGTGACGTGGTGGAAGTGGTGCCAGACCTAGTGGGGTTTCACGACTTGACAGGGTACCACGTGTTAGAGGTGCTGGAGAGTATGGGCAAGGTGGAGGTTTTTGACAAGGAGAGGGTTGTGGTGGCGTTTGACCATCTGTCTCCTCCGCCGACGCAGAGAGCCGCCGAGATAATGGTCTACATCAGAAAGCACGTCAAAGCCCTTGAACTTCCCCATTTTTACGACGTGGGAGGCGGCATTCTTCACCAAATAATCCTGGAGAAATACGCTATGCCAGAGTACGTGATATTTGCCGCAGATTCGCATACAAATACCGCAGGGGCTGTGGGGGCCTTTGCCCATGGCATGGGAGCCACAGACATAGCCGCTGCTCTGAAGCTCGGCAAAACCTGGGTAGTAATCCCGGCGCCGTTTAGGGTAGACATGAAAGGAGAGTTCCCCCCGGGGGTAATGGGGAAGGACGTAGCCCTCCACCTCCTTAAGCAGTTTGGAGCTGAGGGTTTCAACGGCTATTCGGTGGAAGTGTTTGTGGAAATTCCAAAGGCATTTCCTATGGACGATAGAGCCACTGTGGCTAATATGTCGACAGAAATGGGGGCAGATGCGCTTATGTTTATACCAGATGTAGTTACTGTTGACTATTTACAAAGAGAGAGGGGCGTCTCTTACAAACCGCCCGATTTACAGCCTGGGAGATATGTAGATAAATATGTAGTCGAATTGTCAAAACTTGAGCCGCTTGTAGCAGCGCCGTATAGTGTAGATAATGTAAAAGCTGTAAGAGAGGTGGAGGGGGTTGAGGTAGATCAAGTGTTTATAGGCTCTTGTACCAACGGGAGGCTAAGCGATTTTGAAATTGCGGCGAGAATTCTGAGAAGAGGCCGTGTGAAAAGTAGATGTATAGCGATTCCGGCGAGCTACACTATATTTAGGAAAGCCTTAGAGTTGGGCTATATAGATATTTTGACAAAAGCCGGCTGTGTAGTTACATATGGCACATGTGGCCCGTGCCTTGGCGGACACTTCGGCGTAGCGGGGCCGGGGGAGGTGGTAGTTTCGACGAGCAATCGTAATTTCAAGGGGAGGATGGGCCATCCAGATTCAAAAGTATATTTAGCTAATCCAGCTACTGCGGCAGCCGCTGCGTTAGAGGGAAAAATAGTCGACCCGCGGCCCTATCTGTTGTAG